A section of the Opitutaceae bacterium genome encodes:
- a CDS encoding Gfo/Idh/MocA family oxidoreductase gives MSRSEIRFGLVGFGAWGQHHAQAIASTPCARLAAITARSQASRDAARQAHPDAKIYSDHRQMLDAESLDIVDVVTPSHTHLEIASDVLNSGCHLLLEKPMALKIEDCRTLIHLAEKKRVQLAVGHEFRLSSQWGEIKRILAAGTIGDPQYVLVELLRKPYRQGAGGWRYDRSRVGSWVLEEPIHFFDLARWYLEPAGNPIELYAYGNSRDRSRADLYDNFSAMFRYPNGAYALVSQTLAAFEHHQTVKISGTRGAVTASWSGALDRASKAECTLRVFDGSVLTDIPLTKPSGEVHELRTEIEQCMKMVRGEAAPTATGRDGLWSVGLCLLAEQSIRERRPIMITDQLQA, from the coding sequence ATGTCTCGATCAGAAATCCGATTTGGTCTTGTTGGGTTCGGCGCGTGGGGCCAGCACCATGCGCAGGCTATTGCCTCGACCCCCTGCGCCAGGCTGGCAGCCATCACCGCACGGTCCCAGGCATCGCGCGACGCCGCGCGTCAAGCGCATCCTGACGCAAAGATTTATTCGGACCACCGCCAGATGCTGGATGCCGAATCTCTGGATATTGTGGACGTCGTCACACCCAGCCACACGCATCTGGAGATCGCATCCGACGTCCTGAATTCAGGTTGCCACCTGCTGCTCGAGAAGCCAATGGCCCTGAAAATCGAGGACTGCCGGACCTTGATTCACCTCGCGGAGAAAAAGCGCGTGCAACTGGCGGTTGGACATGAATTCCGACTCTCCTCCCAATGGGGCGAGATCAAACGCATCCTGGCCGCCGGTACAATCGGCGACCCCCAGTACGTGCTCGTCGAGCTTCTCAGAAAGCCCTACCGGCAGGGCGCCGGGGGTTGGCGCTATGACCGTTCGCGGGTCGGAAGCTGGGTGTTGGAGGAGCCGATTCATTTTTTCGACCTCGCCCGCTGGTACCTCGAACCGGCCGGCAATCCGATCGAACTCTACGCCTACGGAAATTCGAGGGATAGGTCTCGCGCCGACCTGTATGACAATTTCTCGGCGATGTTCCGTTATCCGAACGGTGCCTATGCGCTTGTATCACAAACTCTCGCCGCGTTTGAGCATCATCAAACGGTCAAGATCTCCGGAACCCGGGGCGCCGTCACGGCGTCCTGGAGTGGAGCGCTGGATCGCGCCTCAAAAGCCGAATGCACGCTTCGCGTCTTTGATGGGTCCGTCTTGACCGACATCCCGTTGACAAAGCCAAGCGGCGAGGTGCATGAGTTGCGAACGGAGATCGAACAATGCATGAAAATGGTGCGAGGCGAGGCCGCACCAACTGCGACAGGGAGGGACGGTCTCTGGTCAGTCGGTCTGTGCTTGTTGGCGGAACAGTCGATTCGAGAGCGACGTCCGATCATGATCACCGATCAGCTGCAGGCATAA
- a CDS encoding hydroxyacid dehydrogenase yields the protein MKPDILITERITGPWVDALSEDFAVHAEPELWKSPDLLAKRIVDCRALIVRNQTRVTAELIAAAPRLQVIGRAGAGLDNVDVHAASAAGVVVVSTPDQNSLSVAELVLAMMFALARQLTVADRSTKQGGWERQKFTGIELSGKTLGLVGLGRIGFLTGLRARALGMRVIAHDAFVSPDAAAVTETQAELVPLDDLLARSDFVSCHVPLTSQTRRMFAYERFCQMKPSAYFLNLARGELVDEAGLNRALDEGRLAGAALDVREQEPPGPSLLSARDNVILTPHIAAFTREGQARVVAAICRDVASVLNGETPRNPANFPRPRAGSRI from the coding sequence ATGAAACCGGACATCTTGATCACTGAAAGGATCACGGGGCCATGGGTCGACGCCCTCTCAGAGGACTTTGCCGTGCATGCCGAGCCCGAACTTTGGAAGTCACCGGATCTGCTCGCAAAACGCATTGTCGATTGCCGGGCGCTGATCGTGCGCAACCAGACGCGCGTCACCGCTGAGCTGATTGCCGCGGCACCGAGGCTGCAGGTGATCGGGCGGGCGGGTGCGGGGCTTGACAACGTCGACGTGCACGCCGCCTCGGCAGCGGGAGTGGTGGTTGTCAGCACTCCGGATCAGAACTCCCTGTCCGTGGCTGAGCTCGTGCTGGCCATGATGTTTGCGCTTGCCCGTCAGCTGACGGTGGCGGACCGCAGCACGAAGCAAGGCGGATGGGAGCGCCAGAAATTCACGGGCATCGAGCTTTCGGGAAAAACCCTCGGGCTTGTGGGTCTCGGGCGCATCGGATTCCTCACCGGGCTGCGCGCTCGCGCGCTGGGCATGCGGGTGATCGCGCACGATGCGTTCGTGAGTCCCGATGCCGCCGCGGTCACCGAGACGCAGGCCGAGCTGGTGCCGCTTGATGATCTGCTGGCCCGTTCCGACTTCGTTTCCTGCCATGTGCCGCTGACATCGCAGACGCGCCGCATGTTCGCCTACGAGCGGTTTTGTCAGATGAAGCCCTCCGCCTATTTCCTGAATCTCGCGCGGGGTGAACTTGTTGACGAAGCGGGGCTCAATCGAGCGCTCGATGAGGGCAGGCTGGCCGGCGCCGCGCTGGATGTGCGGGAACAGGAGCCGCCGGGGCCGTCTCTTCTTTCTGCAAGGGACAATGTCATCCTCACTCCGCACATCGCCGCATTCACCCGCGAAGGGCAGGCGCGCGTTGTCGCCGCAATCTGTCGCGATGTTGCGAGCGTGCTGAATGGAGAGACTCCGCGAAACCCTGCAAACTTCCCGCGGCCTCGTGCTGGATCGCGAATTTGA
- a CDS encoding UxaA family hydrolase, whose protein sequence is MSRQSLNFQGYRRENGRVGTRNHVVILPVDDISNAACEAVANNIKGAIALPHAYGRLQYGEDLALFFRTMIGIGSNPNVAAVVVIGIEPGWTQRIVDGIATTGKPVSGFSIERFGDIRIIAEASRKAKEYVHWASELTRETCELRELYISVKCGESDTTTGLGSCPTVGNLIDKAVAAGATASFGETSELTGGEGIVKAKAATPEVAEAFMKIWQNYTDEILREKTDDLSESQPTKGNIRGGLSTIEEKALGNIEKLGRRTQFVGCLKPAEAPGGPGLWFMDTSSAAAEAVTLWAASGAVVHLFPTGQGNIIGNPIEPVIKLSANPITCQTMSEHIDLDVSAILRGEMTVDEAGDKLIELTLRTASGRLTAAEVLGHREFVLTKLYRSA, encoded by the coding sequence ATGAGCAGACAATCACTCAATTTCCAGGGATATCGTCGCGAGAATGGACGAGTCGGCACTCGCAATCATGTCGTCATCCTTCCGGTCGACGACATCTCCAACGCGGCCTGCGAGGCCGTCGCCAACAACATCAAGGGCGCGATCGCGCTGCCGCACGCCTACGGGCGGCTTCAGTACGGCGAGGATCTTGCGTTGTTCTTCCGCACGATGATCGGCATCGGATCAAATCCGAATGTCGCCGCCGTGGTTGTCATCGGCATCGAGCCGGGCTGGACCCAGCGCATTGTTGATGGCATCGCCACCACCGGCAAACCGGTCTCCGGATTTTCCATCGAGCGCTTTGGCGACATCCGGATCATTGCCGAGGCGTCCCGCAAGGCGAAGGAATACGTCCACTGGGCGAGCGAACTCACGCGAGAAACCTGCGAGCTGCGCGAACTCTACATCTCGGTGAAGTGCGGCGAGTCGGACACCACCACCGGACTCGGATCATGCCCCACGGTCGGCAATTTGATCGACAAGGCGGTCGCCGCCGGGGCGACCGCATCCTTTGGGGAGACGTCGGAGCTCACGGGCGGTGAGGGAATCGTCAAGGCGAAGGCGGCGACCCCGGAGGTAGCGGAAGCCTTCATGAAAATCTGGCAGAACTACACCGATGAGATCCTTCGTGAAAAGACGGACGATCTTTCGGAGTCACAGCCGACCAAGGGTAACATCCGCGGAGGACTTTCCACGATTGAGGAAAAGGCGCTCGGCAACATCGAGAAGCTCGGGCGGCGCACCCAGTTCGTGGGCTGCCTCAAACCGGCTGAAGCGCCCGGCGGGCCCGGCTTGTGGTTCATGGACACATCCTCGGCTGCGGCCGAGGCCGTCACGCTCTGGGCCGCATCCGGCGCCGTGGTGCATCTGTTCCCGACAGGGCAGGGCAATATCATCGGCAATCCCATCGAGCCCGTCATCAAACTCTCGGCGAACCCGATCACCTGCCAGACCATGAGCGAGCACATCGATCTGGATGTCTCCGCCATCCTGCGCGGCGAGATGACGGTTGACGAGGCGGGTGACAAGTTGATCGAACTCACCCTGCGCACAGCCAGCGGCCGGCTGACCGCGGCGGAGGTGCTGGGCCATCGCGAATTTGTGCTCACCAAGCTCTATCGCAGCGCCTGA
- a CDS encoding UxaA family hydrolase, which yields MFSFLMHEDADTVGVAVVDIKAGQQVRGRSLHGKASPVVTARSEIPLGHKIALRDFKPGDTVIKYGHDVGRIVAPIALGEHVHVHNLKTKRW from the coding sequence ATGTTCTCATTCCTCATGCATGAAGACGCGGACACCGTGGGCGTGGCCGTGGTTGACATAAAGGCGGGGCAGCAGGTCAGGGGCCGCTCGCTCCATGGCAAGGCCAGTCCCGTCGTCACCGCCCGGTCGGAAATTCCGCTGGGCCACAAGATCGCCCTTCGCGACTTCAAGCCCGGGGACACGGTCATCAAGTACGGCCATGATGTCGGCAGGATCGTGGCTCCGATCGCCCTTGGCGAGCATGTGCATGTTCACAACCTGAAAACCAAGCGCTGGTAG
- a CDS encoding MFS transporter produces the protein MDNDSQTPSPSVPSEAEKPWYTGVSRFQWVVLMVTSLGWIFDAFEGQLYNITRGDMLPDLLRTANPGITPAEIATQTSIWGERFLGIFLIGGTLGGWIFSSLADRFGRRPVMAVTILCYSVFSALTAFATDLWHVGVLRFTVAMGVGGEWAVGAALVAEVFSKRARAQAGGIFHASSVAGIWLAAAAGLAVGSHWRAAYLVGIIPALLVLWVRTHIKEPEVWQEAKEKKARHMGSYRELLGGRWRMRAIFGALLAMVGLATFWGVVVAGQNIAEDLLLRLGEPAAKASSHAKIAFGFIETGGAAIGMLAMGPLCARIGRRGAFLLMHLAAFIMTLAVCWVPYLYESYGLLLALLPALGFFGLGIHAGYAVYFPELFPTHLRATGAGFCFNTGRILAAPVLIWISAWAKSTFPLPVAVSALGCFFLLGAVVLVFLPETKRMDLVQD, from the coding sequence ATGGACAACGACTCGCAGACGCCCTCGCCTTCAGTGCCTTCCGAGGCGGAAAAACCATGGTACACGGGAGTCTCGCGATTCCAGTGGGTTGTCCTCATGGTCACGTCGCTCGGCTGGATTTTCGACGCTTTTGAGGGCCAGCTCTACAATATCACGCGGGGCGACATGCTGCCCGACCTGCTGCGAACGGCCAATCCCGGCATCACCCCCGCGGAAATCGCCACGCAGACAAGCATCTGGGGCGAACGTTTCCTCGGCATCTTCCTGATTGGCGGCACACTCGGCGGATGGATCTTCAGTTCCCTCGCGGATCGCTTCGGACGGCGTCCGGTCATGGCCGTGACGATCCTGTGCTACAGCGTCTTCTCGGCCCTGACGGCGTTCGCAACGGATCTGTGGCACGTCGGCGTCCTCCGATTCACGGTCGCCATGGGTGTCGGTGGAGAATGGGCCGTTGGTGCGGCGCTGGTTGCCGAGGTGTTCTCAAAGCGGGCCCGTGCCCAGGCCGGCGGGATTTTCCACGCCTCGAGTGTCGCCGGAATCTGGCTCGCCGCGGCAGCCGGCCTCGCTGTCGGTTCACACTGGAGGGCCGCCTACCTCGTGGGCATCATCCCTGCGCTGCTCGTGCTCTGGGTCCGCACGCACATCAAGGAACCCGAGGTGTGGCAAGAGGCCAAGGAGAAGAAGGCCAGGCACATGGGCAGCTATCGCGAGCTGCTCGGTGGACGCTGGCGGATGCGCGCCATTTTCGGCGCACTGCTTGCGATGGTCGGCCTGGCGACGTTCTGGGGCGTCGTCGTCGCCGGCCAGAACATTGCTGAGGACCTGCTGCTTCGCCTTGGTGAACCTGCTGCCAAGGCGTCCAGTCACGCCAAGATCGCCTTCGGTTTCATTGAAACCGGCGGGGCCGCCATCGGAATGCTGGCCATGGGGCCTCTCTGCGCGCGCATCGGCAGACGCGGTGCGTTCCTGCTCATGCATCTCGCCGCCTTCATCATGACACTTGCGGTATGCTGGGTACCGTATCTCTATGAGAGTTACGGTTTGCTGCTCGCATTGCTGCCCGCCCTCGGGTTCTTCGGGCTCGGCATTCACGCGGGTTACGCCGTTTATTTTCCGGAACTGTTTCCGACCCATCTTCGAGCAACCGGAGCGGGTTTCTGCTTCAACACGGGCAGGATTCTCGCGGCACCGGTTCTCATCTGGATCTCGGCATGGGCGAAGTCGACAT
- a CDS encoding NAD-dependent succinate-semialdehyde dehydrogenase, translating to MSARPLYLNGEWRTTSASLQVVNAADGSPLERVCTVGRAEVSDALRDAQSALSVWRGRTALERADLLLKVAAVLGRRRDEIARIITRENGKPLAQSLGEVAMSVDHLRWFAEEARRAYGRVVAPQTPGKRHLVITTPIGVVGAISPWNFPLVLAVRKVAPALAAGCPVVLKPASATPLSSLAFAECVSEAGLPAGVFQVVAGRASEIAAEFLENPICRKITFTGSTEVGRLLIQGAAAHVKPLSLELGGHAPFIVFSDADLDRAVEGATIAKFRNTGQSCIAASRIYVERSCYAEFLDRFVARTRQLKVGDGFVEGVEVGPLIDQAGLEKALEHVEDAVSRGARLCCGGKRHGTVGWFLEPTVLADPAEDALCMREEMFAPLAPVCAFDAEEEVVERANASSYGLSAYAYTRDLARTFRLMESLETGTLGINDPVPTTSQCPFGGVKQSGWGRELGGEGMAAFLEIKHVSLGL from the coding sequence ATGAGCGCGCGGCCCCTCTATCTGAATGGCGAATGGAGAACGACGTCCGCCTCGCTGCAGGTCGTCAATGCCGCGGATGGTTCCCCTCTCGAGCGGGTCTGCACGGTAGGGCGGGCGGAGGTGTCGGATGCGCTGCGGGATGCCCAGTCTGCGCTGTCGGTATGGCGTGGACGCACGGCATTGGAGCGCGCGGATCTGCTGCTGAAAGTCGCTGCGGTGCTCGGCAGGCGCCGTGATGAGATCGCACGGATCATCACCCGGGAAAATGGCAAACCCCTCGCGCAGAGCCTGGGGGAGGTTGCGATGTCGGTGGACCATTTGCGCTGGTTTGCGGAGGAGGCGCGTCGCGCCTACGGTCGGGTGGTCGCTCCCCAGACTCCAGGAAAACGTCACCTGGTGATCACCACACCCATCGGTGTGGTCGGGGCGATCAGCCCGTGGAACTTTCCCCTGGTGCTTGCAGTTCGCAAGGTAGCCCCGGCGCTGGCTGCCGGCTGTCCCGTCGTGCTGAAGCCCGCGAGTGCGACGCCCCTGTCGTCACTCGCTTTTGCGGAATGTGTCTCGGAAGCCGGTCTGCCTGCCGGCGTGTTTCAGGTCGTAGCCGGCAGAGCGTCGGAGATCGCCGCGGAATTTCTGGAGAATCCGATCTGCCGCAAGATCACCTTCACCGGATCGACCGAGGTTGGGCGCCTGCTCATTCAGGGAGCAGCAGCCCACGTCAAGCCGCTCTCGCTTGAACTTGGCGGCCACGCGCCGTTCATCGTTTTTTCGGATGCGGATCTCGACCGTGCCGTTGAAGGCGCGACAATCGCCAAGTTTCGCAACACCGGCCAGTCGTGCATCGCAGCGAGCCGGATTTATGTGGAACGCTCCTGTTACGCGGAGTTTCTCGACCGTTTTGTGGCGCGCACGCGGCAGTTGAAGGTTGGCGACGGTTTCGTTGAGGGCGTGGAGGTTGGGCCGTTGATAGACCAGGCGGGTCTGGAGAAGGCGCTTGAGCACGTTGAGGATGCGGTCAGTCGCGGGGCCCGGCTCTGCTGTGGTGGAAAACGTCACGGAACTGTGGGCTGGTTTCTGGAACCCACCGTTCTTGCGGATCCGGCTGAAGACGCGCTTTGCATGCGCGAGGAGATGTTTGCGCCGCTGGCGCCAGTCTGTGCTTTTGATGCGGAGGAAGAGGTGGTGGAGAGGGCCAATGCATCCTCCTACGGCTTGAGCGCCTATGCCTACACTCGCGACCTGGCGCGCACCTTTCGCCTGATGGAGTCGCTGGAAACCGGAACCTTGGGAATCAACGATCCGGTTCCGACAACCAGCCAGTGCCCCTTTGGCGGTGTGAAGCAGAGCGGCTGGGGACGCGAGCTGGGCGGCGAAGGCATGGCCGCGTTTCTGGAGATCAAGCATGTGTCGCTGGGCCTATGA
- a CDS encoding ROK family transcriptional regulator: MFLGLRLIRKETESPQIIAMRLNAVQRSELESGILKCVRSGNGISRVQVARVLGLAPSTIGTYVDRLIEDGFVLEVVPAERTGGRPPRILQTNPNGGQFIGVDFEASHIMATAVDFADRPLRSDRMLIEKGDTVEKIIAKIEQIIEQVLPSDPAALLAIGVGVPGIVNAAEGIAVQYNYIPNWQNVPLAARLSTRFRVPVYLENNARSMALAELWFGQGRSVQNFICIGVRSGIGVGIVLDGQLRRGGQGASGELGRWRCPEVRGRMASYILGGQNTKNSSTLELQDVASVRAIPLALGRALQAGEQSVLKPRPQVITIHDVVQAIQQGDRMTIAVVEETARVLGEAVADLSFALNPSKIILSGLVTLLGDVFCKRVNETVNSKLAPLGLSTEVVNSTMGEFCGALGAAALALHEWTPAMSPQSARRRGKGHKRMP, translated from the coding sequence TTGTTTCTGGGCTTGCGCTTGATCCGAAAGGAAACCGAATCTCCTCAAATTATCGCGATGAGACTGAATGCCGTACAGAGGTCTGAATTGGAATCGGGCATCCTTAAGTGCGTGCGATCCGGAAATGGGATTTCCCGGGTTCAAGTCGCCCGAGTCCTTGGTCTTGCGCCATCCACGATCGGCACATATGTAGACCGATTGATCGAGGATGGATTCGTTTTGGAGGTCGTGCCCGCTGAAAGAACCGGAGGGCGTCCGCCAAGAATCCTGCAGACGAATCCCAATGGAGGGCAGTTCATTGGGGTGGATTTTGAGGCAAGCCATATCATGGCGACAGCAGTCGACTTCGCTGATCGGCCGCTGCGAAGTGATCGGATGCTCATTGAGAAAGGCGACACCGTTGAGAAGATCATAGCCAAAATAGAGCAAATCATTGAACAGGTGCTCCCTTCCGATCCCGCGGCGCTTTTGGCGATCGGTGTTGGGGTCCCCGGTATCGTCAACGCCGCCGAAGGCATTGCCGTTCAGTATAACTATATTCCAAACTGGCAAAATGTACCGCTAGCCGCTCGTCTCTCAACGCGTTTTCGAGTTCCTGTCTACCTTGAAAACAACGCTCGATCCATGGCTCTTGCCGAGTTGTGGTTCGGTCAGGGTCGCAGCGTTCAGAATTTCATCTGCATTGGCGTTCGGAGCGGCATTGGCGTTGGAATTGTGCTTGACGGACAGCTGCGCAGGGGCGGTCAGGGCGCGTCAGGGGAGCTAGGGAGGTGGCGCTGCCCGGAGGTCAGGGGACGCATGGCGTCATATATTCTGGGAGGACAGAATACCAAGAACAGTTCGACCCTTGAACTGCAGGATGTTGCGTCAGTCAGGGCGATTCCGCTCGCCTTGGGGCGTGCATTGCAGGCGGGAGAGCAGTCCGTACTCAAACCAAGACCGCAGGTGATAACCATTCATGATGTTGTCCAGGCCATACAACAGGGCGATAGGATGACCATTGCCGTTGTCGAAGAGACGGCGCGGGTTCTTGGTGAAGCCGTGGCTGATCTGTCTTTTGCCCTCAATCCTTCAAAGATTATTTTGTCGGGACTGGTGACACTTCTCGGGGATGTGTTTTGCAAGCGTGTGAACGAGACCGTAAACTCCAAGCTCGCTCCGTTAGGTCTGTCAACCGAGGTGGTCAATTCCACCATGGGTGAATTCTGCGGAGCCTTGGGTGCTGCGGCGCTGGCATTGCATGAATGGACTCCGGCAATGTCTCCCCAAAGCGCGCGCCGCAGGGGCAAAGGGCACAAGAGGATGCCATGA
- a CDS encoding sugar isomerase, giving the protein MSFRPVVGIVFLGRRRPGFDMAWSRSIEERVRESCGRAPEFICFEPPEKAVDEASLRRIMSACTERKVDAIAVLQPTMGDGRLLQTMIQLWSHPLILWATPENPQGDMVTCSLVGTHSWASMLRHMGHPFFIVSGAPDSPAVRQQLNEAVRMANTCRRLKAARLGMIGGHVPGFFAMGGDPFSIYHGLGVQVQTYTLVEFLDVVNGIDTASIEQDVAATRALGLQHKDTADEDLSLASRLYLALRAFFLNETLDALTIREWPELPNKTGQWPLLGVARLLDEGFPLAIEGDADGAILALMGESLGLGRSYLTDWLEHDESEITLWHGGAAPLSLCEPGAKLARHFNTGHPMAIDATIRIGMPVTLARIWRLEGRYFVTAREGETVRPRREILATNARARLDRQRPDEWFEELCHLGMPHHVTLFQGRHEKLLRRFSRAMDAQFV; this is encoded by the coding sequence ATGTCTTTTCGACCGGTTGTTGGAATCGTCTTTCTTGGTCGCCGCCGCCCGGGATTCGACATGGCTTGGAGCCGTAGCATTGAGGAACGTGTGCGCGAATCATGTGGCCGGGCACCGGAGTTCATCTGCTTCGAGCCTCCTGAAAAGGCCGTCGATGAGGCTTCGCTTCGCAGGATCATGTCCGCATGTACTGAAAGGAAGGTCGATGCGATCGCGGTGCTGCAGCCCACAATGGGTGATGGGCGACTCTTGCAGACGATGATCCAGCTCTGGTCCCATCCGCTGATACTATGGGCCACCCCGGAGAATCCGCAGGGTGACATGGTTACCTGCTCGCTTGTCGGCACCCACTCGTGGGCATCGATGCTGCGGCACATGGGCCATCCGTTTTTCATTGTCAGCGGGGCTCCGGATTCACCCGCGGTGCGGCAGCAGCTCAACGAAGCGGTTCGCATGGCGAATACCTGCCGCCGTTTGAAGGCAGCGAGGTTGGGAATGATTGGCGGTCATGTGCCTGGATTCTTCGCCATGGGAGGGGATCCCTTCAGCATTTACCATGGCCTTGGCGTTCAGGTGCAAACTTACACGCTCGTTGAGTTTCTAGATGTTGTGAACGGCATCGACACCGCCTCGATCGAGCAGGATGTAGCCGCAACCAGGGCATTGGGCCTGCAGCACAAGGACACGGCCGACGAAGACCTTTCTCTGGCGTCCAGACTGTATCTGGCCTTGCGGGCTTTTTTCCTAAATGAAACGCTCGACGCTCTTACAATCCGCGAGTGGCCGGAATTGCCGAACAAGACGGGGCAGTGGCCGTTGCTAGGCGTCGCGCGACTTCTTGATGAAGGCTTCCCACTGGCGATCGAAGGCGATGCGGACGGGGCAATTCTGGCGCTGATGGGGGAGAGTCTTGGCCTTGGCCGCAGCTATCTGACGGACTGGCTGGAGCATGATGAAAGCGAGATTACCCTGTGGCATGGTGGCGCAGCTCCGTTGTCGCTCTGTGAGCCCGGTGCCAAGCTCGCACGACACTTCAATACCGGGCATCCGATGGCGATCGACGCGACAATCCGCATCGGCATGCCTGTGACACTGGCCCGAATTTGGAGGCTTGAAGGCAGATACTTTGTCACGGCCCGGGAGGGGGAGACCGTTCGACCGCGGCGGGAGATACTAGCAACAAACGCACGGGCGCGGCTGGACAGGCAGAGACCCGACGAATGGTTTGAAGAGCTCTGTCACCTCGGAATGCCTCATCATGTGACCCTGTTTCAGGGACGCCACGAAAAGCTTCTGAGGCGATTCTCCCGCGCGATGGACGCACAATTCGTCTAA
- the fsa gene encoding fructose-6-phosphate aldolase, with protein MKLFIDTANVSQIREAAALGILDGCTTNPTHVAKTGRPAAEVYREICDLVPGPVSLETIGLTAGEMIKEGRDLARISSNVVVKIPITPEGLKAVKVLAADGIKTNVTVTFSPLQALLAAKCGATYISPFAGRLDAVGHDGMELVRQIKTIYANYSMRTEIIVAAVRHPLHVLQSALCGADICTLAYDVLIQLYNHPLTDAGIQQFLKDWQSVPKP; from the coding sequence ATGAAGCTGTTCATCGACACCGCCAACGTCAGCCAGATCAGGGAGGCGGCCGCCCTGGGAATCCTGGATGGCTGCACCACCAACCCGACGCACGTCGCGAAAACCGGTCGTCCGGCCGCCGAGGTCTACCGCGAGATTTGTGACCTTGTTCCAGGGCCCGTGAGCCTGGAGACAATCGGCCTCACGGCCGGGGAAATGATCAAGGAGGGGCGCGATCTGGCAAGGATCAGCTCCAATGTCGTGGTGAAGATTCCCATCACGCCGGAGGGGCTGAAGGCTGTGAAGGTGCTCGCCGCCGATGGGATCAAGACCAACGTCACGGTGACTTTCTCGCCGTTGCAGGCGCTGCTCGCCGCCAAGTGCGGCGCGACCTACATCAGCCCGTTCGCGGGTCGCCTGGACGCGGTCGGTCATGACGGCATGGAACTCGTGCGGCAGATAAAGACCATCTATGCGAATTATTCCATGCGCACCGAGATCATCGTGGCGGCGGTTCGGCACCCGCTTCATGTGCTTCAGTCCGCGCTGTGCGGCGCCGACATCTGCACGCTGGCCTACGATGTTCTGATCCAGCTTTACAACCATCCGCTGACGGATGCCGGAATCCAGCAGTTTCTCAAGGACTGGCAGTCCGTTCCGAAGCCATGA
- a CDS encoding Ldh family oxidoreductase, whose amino-acid sequence MSTSPPQTARVPAAALQELIRTLSVAAGVPAQDAGILAEVLVSADLNGQSTHGVSRLEIYLRRIGLGLIDPKAELTVEHSAPSVLVLNANNGLGQVQAVKALDRLAPLARANGIAAATLKSSQHFGALSYYCNRMAARQMILLAMTNCEPAMAPAGGGEAYFGTNPIAASFPTRRGFPIKIDLATSITARGNIIAAKKEGHSIPEGWALDAEGRPTTDASAALNGSVLTMAGHKGYALALMVEMLSGVLSGAQIGAEVGSACMILGDPRGSAISSA is encoded by the coding sequence GTGTCCACTTCTCCTCCACAGACCGCCCGTGTTCCAGCGGCAGCGTTGCAAGAGCTCATCCGGACTCTGTCGGTCGCGGCTGGCGTGCCGGCACAGGATGCCGGGATCCTGGCTGAGGTGCTGGTCAGCGCCGACTTGAACGGACAGTCGACGCACGGAGTCTCACGGCTCGAAATCTATCTGCGACGCATCGGGCTTGGCTTGATCGATCCGAAGGCGGAGCTGACCGTCGAGCACTCAGCCCCGTCGGTCCTGGTGTTGAACGCCAACAATGGCCTCGGGCAGGTCCAGGCCGTCAAGGCGCTCGATCGGCTCGCTCCCCTGGCACGCGCCAATGGCATCGCCGCGGCGACGCTGAAGTCATCCCAGCATTTCGGTGCGCTTTCATACTACTGCAACCGCATGGCCGCGCGACAGATGATCCTGCTTGCCATGACAAACTGCGAGCCGGCGATGGCTCCGGCCGGGGGCGGCGAGGCCTACTTTGGCACGAATCCGATCGCAGCCTCTTTTCCAACGAGGCGCGGATTTCCGATAAAGATCGATCTTGCGACATCCATCACAGCCCGCGGAAACATTATCGCCGCGAAAAAGGAAGGGCACTCCATTCCGGAAGGCTGGGCGCTCGATGCGGAGGGCCGGCCCACGACCGATGCCTCGGCCGCGCTCAACGGCAGTGTGCTCACCATGGCGGGCCACAAGGGTTATGCGCTGGCGCTGATGGTGGAGATGCTCTCCGGCGTGCTTTCTGGTGCGCAGATCGGCGCGGAAGTGGGTTCCGCGTGCATGATCTTGGGCGATCCCAGGGGGTCGGCCATTTCTTCTGCCTGA
- a CDS encoding Ldh family oxidoreductase, with protein MHDLGRSQGVGHFFCLMDIAAFMEPAAFTARTDKLISAVKAVKKRPGVDEILLPGERSQRTAAERAEHGVPVSSATLGELKLLCDQFKIACPL; from the coding sequence GTGCATGATCTTGGGCGATCCCAGGGGGTCGGCCATTTCTTCTGCCTGATGGACATCGCGGCCTTCATGGAGCCGGCGGCGTTCACCGCCCGAACTGACAAATTGATCAGCGCGGTGAAGGCGGTGAAAAAGCGTCCGGGTGTGGATGAGATTCTCCTGCCTGGAGAGCGGTCCCAGAGAACGGCGGCGGAGCGCGCGGAGCACGGCGTGCCGGTGTCGTCGGCCACATTGGGGGAGCTGAAGCTTCTCTGCGATCAGTTCAAGATTGCCTGCCCCCTCTGA